In the Acidovorax sp. A79 genome, one interval contains:
- a CDS encoding DUF2514 family protein, protein MTALATLRASAWKYTAIALGLGLGFALVMQTLRLAEAKLETAHTEATLQTERATAARMAFRTSERYRTLEGKHRDEIAQTDTAAQTALIAADAGRARAVDARNRMQHDLADYLTQHRAAAQARAAAGQCAPDTGPAELLADLQRRADDRAGELAHVADTARTRGLACERAYDSARAMMEAAQNGKTE, encoded by the coding sequence ATGACAGCACTTGCCACCCTGCGCGCTAGCGCCTGGAAATACACCGCCATCGCCTTGGGCCTGGGCCTGGGCTTCGCCCTGGTGATGCAGACCCTACGCCTGGCAGAAGCCAAGCTCGAAACCGCCCACACCGAAGCCACCTTGCAGACCGAGCGCGCCACCGCCGCGCGCATGGCCTTCAGGACCTCAGAACGGTACCGCACCCTGGAAGGAAAACACCGTGACGAAATCGCCCAAACCGACACCGCTGCACAAACCGCCCTTATTGCTGCTGATGCTGGCCGCGCTCGCGCTGTTGATGCTCGCAACCGGATGCAGCACGACCTTGCCGACTACCTCACCCAACACCGTGCCGCCGCCCAGGCTCGCGCCGCTGCCGGACAGTGCGCGCCAGACACCGGCCCCGCCGAACTGCTTGCCGACCTGCAGCGACGCGCTGACGACAGAGCGGGAGAGCTGGCGCACGTCGCTGACACCGCCCGCACCCGTGGCCTTGCCTGCGAACGCGCCTACGACAGCGCCCGCGCAATGATGGAGGCCGCCCAGAATGGAAAAACCGAATAG
- a CDS encoding glycoside hydrolase family protein, whose protein sequence is MSTSTRQRIAVALLSLSAAGFATWKASEGDGPTSVRTDGTVMHHAYIPTAGDVPTIGHGSTRYEDGTPVRLTDPPITRQRAAQLARALHSEEEARFKASLPDVLLYPGEYDLYLDFVGQYGIGNWRASSMRRHLLAGDHLRACEALPQWRFQAGRDCRLPQNWGPQGCKGVWARQQKRHADCMAMQ, encoded by the coding sequence ATGAGCACAAGCACCCGCCAGCGCATCGCCGTGGCACTGCTATCCCTATCGGCCGCAGGCTTCGCGACATGGAAGGCGAGCGAAGGCGATGGCCCCACCAGCGTGCGGACTGATGGCACTGTGATGCACCACGCCTACATCCCCACGGCGGGCGACGTGCCCACCATCGGCCACGGGTCCACCCGGTACGAGGACGGGACGCCCGTGCGCCTGACCGACCCGCCCATCACGCGCCAGCGGGCCGCGCAGCTGGCTCGTGCCCTGCACAGCGAAGAAGAAGCCAGGTTCAAGGCCAGCCTGCCCGATGTCCTGCTGTACCCAGGGGAATACGACCTGTATCTGGACTTTGTGGGCCAGTACGGCATCGGCAATTGGCGCGCCAGCTCCATGCGCCGCCACCTGCTGGCTGGTGACCACCTGCGCGCCTGCGAAGCCCTGCCCCAGTGGCGGTTTCAGGCCGGGCGCGACTGCCGCTTGCCACAGAACTGGGGGCCGCAGGGCTGCAAAGGCGTTTGGGCCCGGCAACAAAAGAGGCATGCGGACTGCATGGCGATGCAATGA